One Drechmeria coniospora strain ARSEF 6962 chromosome 01, whole genome shotgun sequence genomic region harbors:
- a CDS encoding elicitor protein — translation MSNVASQNRFAYLGNDSDGEEKPVVPVKTVDKATTRTTKRNVEPQAPARGTVTQRRGAPAPARGSVMQRRGAPRGSEGAFRDRGAGSDRNHGRPTEEAPRDGARGGYGARAEAPAVPARTTTDTPAGAVLMGMTSHPPFACCQTPIPFANFLFLSGSDKQTAQSWGATEGNAELKDEQAGEAMARSEQRDALAEDAAEEPAEPEDKSISYDAYLTQQAEKKAALDAEFNVRVANEGSKLDKKWAAAKTLENEEEDFITASGGKKQRERERKVKQTVDFDPRFVEPERTGGRGGRGGRGGRGGERGGDRGRGANFRGARGGRDNAAHINTKDESAFPSLGGN, via the exons ATGTCCAACGTGGCGTCCCAG AACCGTTTTGCCTACCTCG GCAACGActcggacggcgaggagaagccTGTCGTCCCCGTCAAGACCGTGGACAAGGCCACCACCCGCACGACGAAGCGTAATGTCGAGCCCCAGGCCCCTGCCCGTGGCACCGTAACCCAGCGCCGCGGAGctcccgcccccgcccgcGGTTCCGTCATGCAGCGCCGCGGAGCTCCTCGTGGAAGCGAGGGTG CCTTCCGTGACCGTGGTGCCGGTAGCGACCGCAACCACGGACGGCCCACGGAAGAAGCTCCCCGGGATGGTGCCCGCGGCGGTTACGGCGCTCGC GCCGAGGCTCCCGCCGTCCCCGCGAGAACGACGACCGACACCCCAGCCGGAGCGGTGCTCATGGGTATGACATCGCACCCGCCATTTGCCTGCTGCCAAACGCCCATCCCATTCGCTAACTTCTTGTTCCTCAGTGGCTCTGACAAGCAGACCGCCCAGTCGTGGGGCGCCACCGAGGGCAATGCCGAGCTGaaggacgagcaggccggcgaggccatggcccGGTCTGAGCAGCGAGATGctctcgccgaggacgccgccgaagagccggccgagccggAAGACAAGAGCATCTCGTACGATGCCTACCTCACCCAGCAGGCCGAGAAGAAGGCTGCTCTCGACGCCGAGTTCAACGTCCGCGTGGCCAACGAGGGCAGCAAGCTTGACAAGAAGTGGGCTGCCGCCAAGACGCTCGAGAACGAAGAGGAGGACTTCATCacggcctcgggcggcaAGAAGCAGCGTGAGCGTGAGCGCAAGGTCAAGCAGACCGTTGACTTCGACCCCCGCTtcgtcgagcccgagcgcaccggcggccgtggcggccgtggcggccgaggtggccgcgGAGGTGAGCGTGGCGGCGACCGTGGCCGCGGAGCCAACTTCCGAGGCGCACGCGGTGGCCGCGACAACGCCGCGCACATCAACACCAAGGACGAGTCTGCCTTCCccagcctcggcggcaactAG